GTTGTTCGCCTCATGTCACGTACTCCTCTGCCCTTAACGGGCGTGTCGCCGTGCCTCAAGCTTCTCAGGCCGTCGCACGGCGCCTCTCCTTCGATTTCTCGTTTGTCGACCGCTCACGCGAGCGGCCTTATCGGCGTAACCCCAACACGCCGTGTTCTCTCCTCGGCGTGCTTTGATGCCCTTTTTACCCGGGGCGGCCTCCTGTTCGTCCCTGACCAGTGCCGGCGGCCGGTATCCCAGGCTGCTCCTCAGCCAAGCTCCGGCTGAAGCCCGCGGCCATCGGCCACGGATGAATTCCTCAATACCTCTGACTCCGTCCTGTTGACGGGGCCGCATGCCATCTTGTCGTTCCTCCAAAAGAATCTATGTGCCATCAAAGGAATCGGTCCGGTACCTGCCTGTCAGAAACCCGGTCCCACACGCCTGTCTCTCGCCTCGCCTCCTCGATCGTGCCGCCCGCTGCCTGCAAGGCCGCAACTCGCGCTCCCAGCCCCCCCTCGCCGGGGTGCTTTTCCCCTGCCCCGGCGGGGGGGACTGGAGGGAGAGAGCTTATGAACACCTGCGACGCCGCCGCAGAAGCAGCCCGCCCAAGGTTAGCAACGACAGCGTGGCGGGTTCGGGAATGAGAGTCCCGCTCGCCGTGATGTCCGACACGGAGACGAAACCCCCTGCCCCACTTGTCCACCATGCACCAGCGAAAACCTGCATCTGCGTCATGTCGCCTGTGAAGCTCAAGCCCGCGGGATAGTACGTTCCCTCGACGCGGATCAACTGGTTTACGATGTCGACGCCGTTACCGTTGATCGTGGCGATCATCGAGCCCAACGTGGGGGTAATCGCGTGATAGACAATGGTAATGTTGTAAGTGCCGCCCGTATTGGCTCCCTTGGTATCTTGCCAGGGGTCGACACCGTCCCGATCGAACCATATGTACGCCGTATCGTAGCCGCCGAAGGGCGGCGAGACAACCGTACCGGGGTCCGACGCGTACACATCATAGTCTCTTTCGTCGCGCCCGCCGGAAGCGCTCAGATTGTGCTTGTCGTCGAGATCGAGCAAGTTGGGATTTGTGGCCAGGTCGCCCACCAGCGAGGTCATCCATCCACCTGCACCGCCCTGATATGTGTTCCAAGGACCCGGGTTAAAGTCGCCGGCGCCGACCTGACGAATCCCAACCTCCACGTAAGGCGTTTCGGAGGACGACGTTTGCGTAACCGCGCTTAAATCAATGCTGTACGTCAATACGAGATCGCTCCGCGTCAGATCCCAAACATCGCTGTAATGTCCGGCAGAATACGGAGGATAAAAGGTCACACCTCCATAATGAATCGTCTCGGCCTGCGTGGCGCAAGCCAACATACCACATACGCAAATCATTATCGTCGTTGTTCTCATCACGTGCACAAAGACTCCTGTTGTTACGTTTCTGAATTCACTTCAACTCCAGGCCGCCGCACATGCGACGGTCCACCGCATTCTTCACGTACTCCTCCTCCGAGTCAGTCGGCCGCGCCGCGGCCTTTTGCGGCCGTTGCACGGCGCCTTTTCTTTGATTTCTCGTTTGCCGGCCGCTCACACGAGCGGTCTTGCTGGCATCTCCTTCGCGCGCCGCGTTGTGTCTCCGGCGTGCCTGCAACCCATGTTTGCCGGGGCTGCGTCTCGTCTTGTCGTTCCTCCAGGAATACTCATGCGTCATTCTCACAAACCCTTCATCGGCGCGAACGCGTCAAAGGACGCCCCGTCGGCTTCAGAGCGGTCGGGCCGGTCTGTCACGCAGCCAGGGCCAGCCTGGCCGAATGTCGCTCCGCCGGGTCGGGCTCCGGATCCCACCGGCCGTGAACCAGCCTCAGCCTGCCTCGCCGCGTTCCTCGTCCTCGCAACGGCCGGATCAGGTTCGCAAGCACCGGAGGCAATACCCGAACTTCTCGACGGAGCTGCGTTGTGTTCTTGTTCCCAAACATGACACCCTCTGCTGCGTTCACTCGGGCGGGTCGCCCCGCCGCTTTTTCCGCCACGACACCGGGCACTCACGCCTCGATGCGGGTCGCCCCCCCGCCGGGCACCTGTCGGCCCCGGCGGGGGGACACTGGAGGAAAGCTATGCTCGCCTGCGACGCCGCAAAAGCAGGCTGCCCAGCGCCAGTATCACCACCACCCCAGGCTCCGGCGTGATCACGAAGGCCATGTCCAGCGACTCACCTGTCGTCGGATCGCGCACTTCCTGCCAGGGCGTGTATTCGCCGGGGATATAGGCAGACCAGACCGCGTCGTCGCCCCAATGCGGGCTTATCGAGGTTTTCCAGCCCCAGTCGCCGTAGCTACACATCACACTGACATCCAGCCAGTACGTCTTTCCCTTTTCCTGGATGAACGGGTCGGGGATGGTGTTGATGTTATACTGCCAGGTGTTGATGTGATTGTTCTCGACCCAGAACTGATTATAAGGATCGTACCACCCCTGTTGCCCCGTACCCCAGGGCCTGACCTGCACTTCCGGGGGGTAAAAGATCCGCAGCCACAGCAGCTCGCCCGGCTTGCTGAATTCCGGCCCAGGGCCGTCCGGGTCGGGAATGTCCGCGTGGATGCTGATCTGATACCAGCGGATGTCGCCCACGACTTCGTTGTACCATGATCCCCAGAAATGTACGTCCTCCACCGGGCCGGTCTCGGTGCACAGCCAGTCGTCGGCCAGCACCTTCGTGTATTTGGCCTTGACGTCCCAGCCGTTGGGATCCGGCAACTGCGCATAATGCATCTTACATGGATCGCCGATCTGCCAGTCAGCCAACACCGGCCCGGCCATCAGGGCAGCGACCACCAGCACCGCCAGGCTGGGCAATGCTGACAACGCTAAAAACCCGTTTCGCATTGAAACTCCTTTCTGCTGATCTCCAAGCCGGACCGAAATACTCTGCCAGCAAGGACTTCCCGCCTCCAGAGCAGATTGTCCGTATTCGACTGTTTTGGACGCTCGTTGATGCGGAGCGTCGTATTTCCTTTCCCGGTTCAGCATTGCTGAACCACGCTGTGCCTTCCGTCAGCACCGCATCCGCCGACGCAGAAGCAGGCTCCCCAGGGCCAGAAACACCACCGCCGCCGGCTCCGGCGTGATCACGAAGGCCAGGTCCAGCGAAACACCTGTGAGCGGATCATGCAGTTCTGCCCAGTCCGTCGGTTGCAAGGGTTCCTCGTCACGCCAGACGCCATCATCGTTCCAATGGTCCGCTGAAGTCTTCCAGCCCCACGTGCCATAGTTGCACTCCATACTGATGGCCAGCCAGTAGATCGTTCCTTCCTGCTGGATGAACGGGTCAACAATATTCTCAATGTTGTACTGGAAGTACAGCTTGTGGTTGTATTCCTCATATTCAGACGTGTTGGGATCATACCACCCCTGATCCTGGGTTCCCCATTGACGGACGGCGACCTCCCCAGGATAGAAGACCCGCGTCCAGAGCTGCTCGCCCGGCTTGCTGAATTCCGGCCCAGTGTCGTCCGGGTCGGGAATGTCCGCGTAAATGCTGATCGTGAACCATTCGAAGGACGGTACAGGCGGGCCTGCATCTCGGAACTCATCCTTATACCACGACCCCCAGAAGTGCAGGTCGCTGACGGGACCGGTCTGCGTGCATAGCCAGTCATCGGCCAGCACCTTCGAGTAGCTCGCCTTGACGTCCCAGCCGCTCGGGTCCGGCAACTGCGGGTAGTGCATCTTGTACGGATCGCCCACATCCCAGTCGGCCAGCGCCGGCCCGGCCGTCAGGCCCGCGACGACCAACACCGCCGTCCCGGGCAACGCTAATAGTAGTAATGCTTTGCTCATTCGCACTCCTTCCTGCTCATTTCCAAGCCGGAAAAGAACCTTTCGGCGCCGAGGCCCCTGTGCCTCCGGAGGGCATGTCAGCGTTTTCATGCTTGTGCACTCCCTGGTCATGAGCGGTTCTTTCTAGTGTGATAACTCGCACATTTCAGACGTACTCTTTTGATCTCCTGCCCGTGGGCCGCCGCACCACGGCGGTACGACGGCCTCGTTCTCCTCAAGGACAAGGACTTGGGCCCTTGCCCGACGACCCCCTAAAGGCGACGACGCCGCAGAAACAACGCCGGAAGCCCCAGCAACAGCATCATCGCCGGCTCGGGGGTCAGCGTTATGGCGTCGAGATACATGCTGCCGCTGAAACCCCCTCCACTGCGACCCCACTTAAAGGCAACGGTGACCACCCCGGACGGCACGGATGTGAGCGTCTTCGTGGTCATTTCCCACGAGTCGCCCGGTCCACCGCTCGTTGCCACGGTAGGCAGGTAGCCGCCAGGCAAACCGGAGACTCCGCCCCACGAATCTCGCTTCCAGATCATGTACGGAGCGGATTTCTCGCCGCTGTCAATATCGTTGATGTCCGTCACCGCGTAGTCGTACAGCAGCACCTCGGCCCAATTGACGTTGTTGCTCGTCGCTCGGACCCAGGCCTCCAGCGTGACCTCCTTGTCTGTTGGCACGGCCACGACTTGGTAAAGGCCGAAGCTGCCCTCACCGTTGCTGATCTGCAGGCGGGCTCGCGACTGCCCATCTACCATCGTTCCACTACCGGTCTGCACGACAGCTTGGCAGTTCACGCACCAGGGAGCGTGCCAGTAGGTCCAGCCGCTGATATCGCCGGTCTCGAAGCTGCCATTCTGTATAAGGTTGGCAAAAGCCGATGTGGCCGTTAGCAAAATACCGCATGTTAGAAAAACCTTATTCATCTTAGCTCCTTATGACACTGTTTCTTTCGCTTTTCGTTTGCCGGCCGCTCACGCGAGCGGCCTTATCGGCGTAACCCTCGCACGCCCGGTTCTGTCCGTGGCGTGCCTCTCGCGCCCTTTTGCCCGGGGTGGCCTCCTGTCCGTCCGTGGCCAGTCCTTGCGGCCGTTGTCCCAGGCTGCTTCTCAGTCCTGTTTTGGCTGTCGTCCACGGCCGGCCGCCGCGGATACACATCAGGCCCCGTCCCTTTCGCAGGGCCCCGTATCGTCTTGTCGTTCCTCCCGAAAACCTCATGGATATTCCTGCAAAGGCTTGTCACTCTTTTGTCCACACTCCTGTTTGGTCATCTTCCCTCAATCAGGCTGCCCGGCGGCTGATGCCCGTAGCCCGGCCGGACCTCCCGCCGGGCAAGCATCCTTCCTCCCCCGGCCCGGCGGGAGGAACCGAATACCATCCTCAGGCTCTCCGACGACGCAGAACCACGCCGCCGAGGCTCCCCAAAACCAGCAACGCCATCGCCCCAGGCTCGGGAACCCATTTGACCGCGTCAGCGTACATTGAACCGCTGAGGTCTACCCATGCATTGCTGACCGTGACCGACGCAGGACCCGCATTGAAGGTATAGGTACCCAGGGAAACCCACTCGTTAGCCGTCGCACGCTGATCCACCAGCACTGCGGTGATGCCGCCCGCGTGAACTATCCGATGCTCGATATTAGCCCTGCGGTTGGCTCCGGCACCCCAAGTCACAAACACCTCATATTCACCGGCTACAGGCAGGTCCACGGTGAATGTGGCCTCCTTCAGGCCGGCGAGAGAACGATAGGTGCTGCCATAGCGAGAACCGACACCTATAAGACCCTCAGCGGTGCTCTTCGCGCCTGCGTTGGCCCACACGCCGAACTCAGCGTAGGCTGGCGCTGGGGTCAGATTGCCGGCAGCATCACGGCTCTCTACAATGAACACCGCCTGCGCCGCCGTTGCGGCCATGCACAGAATTGCACAAATCGTTACCAGTTTCTTCATTGTTTGATGCTCCTGTGTTTTCCTTCTATCTATTCACTGTGAAGAATATTCCTCTATTTGCGTTTCTCGTCCCCTCGCCGGACGCCTTTCTCCGCCCGGCGGAAGGACTCACGTTCGTGCTCCGCTACCTCCGCCGTCGAAGCAAAAGACTCCCCAAGCCCAGCAACACCACCCCCGCCGGCTCGGGAATCACAGCCACGAAGCCTCGATAGGTTCCGTCTGCAAGGACCCCGCGGCCAGCAATCGTCAGACCATCGGGTGTCACGCTTATACAGCGCTCCAGGTATTGCCAGGCACTAAGATCAACGCCCTGGGACGTAAGGATATCCTGGACCAATACACCGGTCGTGTTGCCGTTCTCCCAAACGGTCGCCCGGTAACCGGTAAACGAGTTGCCAGCACGGTCTTTCCCGTTCCAGGTGAAGCCGACCGCCGTGCCGTTATCCGAGACATCGAAGCTGTTAGATTGCTGAACTCCATCGATGTCACCGCCGGCAGGCAAAAGCTCAACACTGTATTCAGACCCCACTTTCCAGAGAAAAGCATGGAGGCTGTCATCGCTCACCAAAGCCAATGGCTTCATGTACCCTGACGCGTACAAGCCGCCAGCGGACATGCCGTTACCCTGGCCCTCGCCCGTGGAATTAGGATGCTGCGGGATTGGGGTAACATCGCCATTGTTGGCAACATCTGCATAGATCGCACGCTTCCCTCCGTT
The nucleotide sequence above comes from Phycisphaerae bacterium. Encoded proteins:
- a CDS encoding PEP-CTERM sorting domain-containing protein (PEP-CTERM proteins occur, often in large numbers, in the proteomes of bacteria that also encode an exosortase, a predicted intramembrane cysteine proteinase. The presence of a PEP-CTERM domain at a protein's C-terminus predicts cleavage within the sorting domain, followed by covalent anchoring to some some component of the (usually Gram-negative) cell surface. Many PEP-CTERM proteins exhibit an unusual sequence composition that includes large numbers of potential glycosylation sites. Expression of one such protein has been shown restore the ability of a bacterium to form floc, a type of biofilm.), yielding MRTTTIMICVCGMLACATQAETIHYGGVTFYPPYSAGHYSDVWDLTRSDLVLTYSIDLSAVTQTSSSETPYVEVGIRQVGAGDFNPGPWNTYQGGAGGWMTSLVGDLATNPNLLDLDDKHNLSASGGRDERDYDVYASDPGTVVSPPFGGYDTAYIWFDRDGVDPWQDTKGANTGGTYNITIVYHAITPTLGSMIATINGNGVDIVNQLIRVEGTYYPAGLSFTGDMTQMQVFAGAWWTSGAGGFVSVSDITASGTLIPEPATLSLLTLGGLLLRRRRRCS
- a CDS encoding PEP-CTERM sorting domain-containing protein (PEP-CTERM proteins occur, often in large numbers, in the proteomes of bacteria that also encode an exosortase, a predicted intramembrane cysteine proteinase. The presence of a PEP-CTERM domain at a protein's C-terminus predicts cleavage within the sorting domain, followed by covalent anchoring to some some component of the (usually Gram-negative) cell surface. Many PEP-CTERM proteins exhibit an unusual sequence composition that includes large numbers of potential glycosylation sites. Expression of one such protein has been shown restore the ability of a bacterium to form floc, a type of biofilm.), which translates into the protein MKKLVTICAILCMAATAAQAVFIVESRDAAGNLTPAPAYAEFGVWANAGAKSTAEGLIGVGSRYGSTYRSLAGLKEATFTVDLPVAGEYEVFVTWGAGANRRANIEHRIVHAGGITAVLVDQRATANEWVSLGTYTFNAGPASVTVSNAWVDLSGSMYADAVKWVPEPGAMALLVLGSLGGVVLRRRRA